A stretch of DNA from Candidatus Methylomirabilota bacterium:
CACTGCACGCCCTCGCGCTTGAGAATGTCGGCCACGACTGCGGCTGCTTTCACGGCGCTCCTCCTTCTGGCCGGGGGTACCCGAGCGTCATGCATAGTACGGCATCCGGAGGACCTCGTGCTCGGCAGGTGAAGCTATTAGGCTGGCGCCGGCGCTTGTGCAAGGGCCTGATGCTGTCCACGACCCTGCGCCGGACGTCTCGTCTTTACGGCGAGACGAGCAACCTCACGGGCGACCAGGAGACGGCCTGCCGGCTCTATTGCCAGGGGGCTCAGCGGCCACGCCGAGCCGGCGCGCGACGGTGCGAAGTCCCTTGTCCCTCGTCCAGAGCGGAATTCCCGTCAGCCTCGCGGCCGCCAGCAGGTGGGCGTCGATCCAGCCGATCCGCGAGCCCATGAGCTGGTGCCTCTCCACGAACGCCAGCACCTCCTCGTGTTCGGCGACGGGGAGCTGAGGGAGGTTCGCGAGAAGCGCCAGGATCGCCTGGCGTTGCCTGAGCCGGCCGCACGCCAGCTCGCCGATAATGAAGGGATGGCAATGGACGCCGGCCTCGGTGAGGAGGGCCGCCAGTGTGTCGTCGCCGCGCCGGAAGTGGTCGACCCAGACGGAGGTATCGACGAGCGTCACGCCGCGCGGCCCGGGCGCCGCGACCGTCGCCGCGGGATCCGGCCCAGCGACGTCTCGGTCCCTCCGAGCGCGGCCAGGCGCTGGGCGCTCTCGCGGCCGATCAGAGCCTCGAGACCCGCCCGGACCAGCGCGGTCTTCTCGCGGATGCCGCTCAGGCGGCGTGCGTGCTCGAGCAGGCGGTCATCGATGTTGAGCGTCGTCCGCATCTGCGCGAGTATGCATCAATCGTGCATACGCGTCAAGGTACGCCGGACATCCTGCTCGCGGCACGGAGGCCCAGCTTGCGCGTGAAAATCGGCACGGCGGGCTCGTCATCCTCTACAACTGCGCGCGGCCGTGCCCGGATCTGGTCGCGCAGCTCCGCGAGGTCTACGCGACCTTCCCCCGCTCCAAGTGGGGCCACGTCAAGCTCCTCGTCACTCCGTACCCGCGCCTGCAGACGACGCTGGCCATTCTCGCCTGGGCCTGGATCGACGAACTGCCCGCCTTCGACCGCGCGCGCCTGCTCCGCGCCTACACGGCGAGGGTGGACCGCGGGCCGGGGGATTTGCCGTGAGGGAGGCGAGCACCCGCCGCAGGAGTGATAGACTCCGGGCGATGAGCACCGGGTTCCGCGAGTTTCTCCGGGATCTCGAGGACGCGGGCGAGCTCCTGCGTCTGCCCAAGGCCGTCGATCCCCGGCACCTGTCCGCGCTGATGGCCCAGGCGCCCCAGGCGACGCTCTTCGAGCAGGTCGCGGGCTATCCCGAGTGGCGCGCCGTCGGCGCCTTGCTCTCGACGCGGCGGCGACTGGCGCTGGCCCTGGGCTGTCCCGAGCACGCCATCGCCACCCGCTTCGAAGAGGGCATCCGGCGGCCGATCGAGGCCCACCTCGTCGACCGAGCCCCGTGTCAGGAGGTCGTGTGGACCGGGGAGGAAGCCGACCTCACGCGCCTGCCCCTGCCCATGATGCACGTCAAGGACGGCGGGCCCTACATCTCCGGCACCCTCGTCGTCGCCAAGGATCCCGAGTACGGCCGCAACGTCGGCTCGTACCGGATGATGTACCGGACGCCGCGCGAGACCGGCATCGACCTCGTCTCCTCGTCCGATATGCGGGTCTACTACCAGCGCGCGCTCGACCAGGGGCGGCCGCTCGAGATCGCCGTAGCCGTCGGCGTGCACCCCTTCGAGCTGCTGGCGGCCTCGTACAAGGCGCCCATCGCCGTGGACGAGTTCGCGATCGCCGGTGGCCTCCAGGGGGCGCCGGTCGAGCTGGTGCGCTGCCGGACGGTGGACCTCGAGGTCCCTGCCCAGGCCGAGCTGGTGCTGGAGGGCGAGCTGCTCCCCATCGGCTGGACGGCGGACGAGGGGCCGTTCGGCGAGTTCAGCCACATCACCGGCGAGGTCAAGTGGAACCCCATCTTCCGTGTGCGGGCCATCACCCACCGCCGCGATCCGATCTTCTACGTGCTGCAGATGCCGTGGGAGAACGACTGGCTGGCGGCGCCGGTGATCGAGGCGGCGGGCCTGCAGGCGCTGCGCGTGGCCAGCGTCGAGCCGGTGGCCATCCGCGCGCCCGTCGGCAGCTGCTGCTACTGGACCCTGATCGCGTCGATCAGGAAGCGTCCCGGCGAGGGCATGAACGCGCTCCTGGCGCTGCTGTCGGTCGCCGAGGTGAAGCTGGCCATCGTCACCGACGACGACATCGACATCTACAATCCCGACGAGCTGGACTGGGCCGTGACCTTCCGGGTCCAGGCCGATCGTGACGTGCTCATCGTGCCGGGCGGCCGCGGCAAGCACATCGACCCCAGCGTGCGGGCCGGCCTCCTCGGCAAGGGCGGCCTGCCCACCACCGCCAAGCTCGGTATCGACGCCACCATCCCCGAAGGGGTGCCGCGCTCGCACTACGAGCGGCTCCGCTACTTCGCGAAGGATGCGGTGCGGCTGGAGGACTACCGCTGAGCCCGCTGGCCCGCGCCCTGGTGGCCGAGCTGCGGGACCGCCCGCGCCACTTCGGCGAGCTGGTCGAGGCCCACATGGAGGCGCCCTGGCGGGACTTCCTGCGCGCCTGGGGCGAGGTGCGGGCCGCCGATGTGCTCGAGCGCGACGACGCCGGTCGCTATCGGATTACCGCGCCGCCCTCCTAGTGCCGTTCCAACTTGTTGATACTAAATCTGTCCACGAACGACGTACACGGTGCCTTCCTAGGCGCGAATAGTTGGAACGGCACTAGACCTCGTTGACCTGCGTCGTGATCGTCGGGGGCGGCCCGGCCGGCCTGATCCTCGCCATCGAGCTCGGGCGCCGCGGCGTGCCCTGCGTCCTGCTCGAGGAGGACCCGGGGCCTCCGGACTTTCCCAAGGCGAATGCCACGACCTCGCGCACCATGGAGCACTACCGGCGGCTCGGCTTCGCCGACGAGATCCGCGCGCTCGGGCTGCCGGAAGACTATCCTCAGGACATCACGTTGCCTGGCGCGGCAATGCACTCCCGACCGACGCGCGCGCGCTCTGGGCGCGTGAAGGGTCAGGGGTAGGGATGATCGGCGCGTCGGTCCGACGCACGGAAGATCATCGATTCCTCACCGGGCGCGGCCGCTACGTCGACGACCTCGGCTTCGAGCATGCGCTCCACCTCGCCCTCGTGCGAAGTGTGCATGCTCACGCCAGAGTGGGGACGGTTGACAGCTCACGGGCGACCAGCCTGGGAGGCGTCCTCGGCGTATTCACCCTCGACGATCTGCCCGAGCTTCGGGGTGCCTTGCCGCCCCCCGTCGTGGCCGCCGTCAACCTCAAGGACTACCGCCAGTCGGCGCTCGCCGACGGTGTCGTGAGGTTCGCCGGAGAGCCGCTGGCTGTCGTCGTGGGCACCAGTCCGTATGTAGCGGCCGATGGCGCCGCGGCCGTCGCGGTCGAGTATGAGCCCCTCGCGGCCGCCGTCGATCCCGAGCGGGCGACCGCGCCGGGTGCGCCGCGCGTCCACGACGCCTGGGGCACCAATGTCGCGGCGACGGTGGGGCTCACGTTCGGCGACGTGGAGGCGGCGCTCAAGGGCGCCGACCTGGTTGTCACCCGGCGTTTCCGCTTCGGGAGGATGAGCGCGACGGCGCTCGAGCCGAGAGCGGTGGCGGCCCGCTGGGACGCCGCCACCGGCACGCTCCACCTCTGGTCCAGCGCCCAGATTCCCTATGTGGTGAGGCAGCGCGTCGCCGACGCTCTGGGGCTCGCGGCCGAGGCCGTGCGTGTCACCGCTCCCGACGTCGGCGGCGGCTTCGGCTCGAAGGGGGCCGTGTACCCCGAGGAGCTGATCGCGGCGACCCTGGCCCGGCGGCTTGGCCGGCCCATCCGCTGGACGGAGACCCGGGGAGAAAGCTTCCTCGGCACCACGCACGCGGCGGATCAAATCCACGACGCGACGCTGGCCCTCAGCCGTGACGGCTCGTTCCTCGCTCTCGTCGACGACTTCCTCGTCGACGGGGGCGCCTACCTGCCCCGCGGCGCCGTGGTGGCGAACGTCACGGCCACCCACCTCCCGGGGCTCTACCGGCTCGCCGCGTTCCACTGCCGCGGCCGCCTCGTCGTCACCCACAAGGCGCCGAGCGCGCCGTACCGCGGCGCGGGGCGGCCGCATGCCACGTTCGTCGTGGAGCGGCTCATCGACATCGCCGCCCGTTCGCTGGACCTGGACGCCGTCGAAGTTCGCCGCCGGAACCTCCTGCCGCCCGAGGCGCTACCCTTCGACCGCGCGATTCCCTATCGTGACGGCATGCCGATCATCTACGACTCGGGCGATTACCCGGCGCTGCTCGACGAGGCTATCGAGCGCTCGGGGTACCGGAAGTTCCGCGAGCGCCAGCGGGCGGCGCGGGAGCAGGGACGGCTGCTCGGCTTCGGTCTGGCCACGTACAACGAAGGCACGGCCATCGGCCCGCACGAGGGGGCAGCAGTCGTGGTGGAGCCGGACGGGCGGGTGGGCGTGGCCGTCGGCGCCCCCAGCCAGGGCCAGGGACACGAGACGATCCTGGCCCAGGTGTGCGCCGACCGCCTGGGGGTGGCCCTGGACGCCGTGGTCGTGAGCGGTGGCGACACCGCGCGGTTCCCGTTCGGCTCCGGGACCTACGCGAGCCGGATCGCGGTGATCGTCGGCAACGCCGTGGCCGAGGCCGCGGAGGCGGTGCGGGACAAGGCCGCGCGCCTGGCGGCCCGCGCCCTCGAATGCAGTCCTCGAGACATCGTCGTCACCGGCGGGCGCGCGGAGGTCAAGGGAGCTCCCGACCGTGGGTTCACGCTCGGCGCGCTCGCCACGCTGGCCCTTCGGCCCGACCTCGTTCGCGAGCTCGGCGAGCCGGGGCTCGGCGCGACGCGCTACTTCTCGCCCGCGAGCGTGACGTGGGCGTCGGGCGTCCACACGGCGATCGTCGAGGTCGATCGTGAGACGGGAGCGGTGAAGGTGCTCGAGTACCACGTCGTGCACGACGCCGGGCGTGAGATCAACCCGCGACTCGTGGAGGGGCAGACGCAAGGGGGGGTGGCTCAGGGGCTCGGCGCCGCCCTCTCCGAGGGGATCTGCTACGACGAGCGGGGCCAGCTCCTGACCGCGACCCTCATGGACTACGGGCTCCCGCGGGCCGACGCGGTGCCGTCGATCGAGGTCGCCGGACGCGATTCCCCGTCGCCGCTGAATCCGCTTGGCCTCAAGGGGACAGGGGAGGGATCGGCGGGCCCTCCTCCGGCGGCCATCGCCAACGCCGTCGCCGATGCGCTCGCCCTGGAGGGCGTCGAGATCAACGAGGTGCCGATCGCGCGAGAGGCGATCAGTCGTCGAGCGCCCAGAGCTTCGGCGGCGTCGTCGTGAAGCCGAGCTCCGCCCACCGCCTCGCGACGGACTCGTAGACGGATCGACGCACCTTGGTCCGCTTGGAGAACTGCTTGATGTACCGATGCTCCATGCACGCATTGATCAGCGCCTTCGACCCGTAGGGGCGCTCCTCCGGCGGGTTCTGGGTCGGGTCGAGCCAGGTCGACCAGGTCTGTCGCAGGATGTCGATGTCCTCCACGGGATTGCAGCGGGTGGCCATGGCCCACAGCACCTGGTTCATGTTCGAAGGATCGACGTCCTCGTCGACGGCGATGATCCACTTCGCGTAGTAGGCGCCCCCGGGAACCTGGGCGGCTAACGCGAGGGCCTGCGGCGCGTGGCCCGCGTAGCGCTGCTCGAGCGACACCACCGTCAGCCCCCAGCCGCCGGCGGCGGCCGGATGGCAGTAGACGCCGCGGATGCCCGGGACCCCCAGCTTGTCGAGGTCGTTCCAGATCTTGGCCGCCCGCGCGATCGAGTAGAGCAGGCTCGTCTCGTTGGCTGGATAATCGGCCATCAGCGCGTGGGTCAGGATCGGGTCGGCGCGATGGTGGACGGCCTTCACCTCCATGAGAAAGGCCAGATCCTCGGGCCGGCCGTAGTAGCCGGTGAATTCCCCGAACGGCCCCTCCAGCTTCATGGCGTTGGGCTGAATCACGCCCTCCACCACGATCTCGGCGTGGGCCGGATAGGGCACGCTGCCCGCCTGGCCCTTGACGAGCTCGACGGGGACACCCTTGATCCCGCCGATGAACTCGAGCTCCGAGAGCGTCTTGGAGAACCCCAGCGAGGCCGCCACGAACATGGCGGGATCGACGCCCCAGACCGCTACCACTTCGCAGGGCTCGTTGCGGCTCCAGTATCGCTCGATGTGGAGGCGCGCATCCTTGCCGGGCGAGAGATAGAGGCCGACGTGATTGCGATCCTGCACCATCTGCCGGTAGCACCCGACGTTGAGCCAGCCCTCGTCGGGATGTCGGGTGATGATGGCGTCGGCCGTGCCGATGTAGCGGCCCCCGTCGCCGGCCCAGTGGCGCGCGGCCGGGAACACCGTGACGTCGACGTCGCCGCCGTATTGGTGGTGGGCGTTCACGGGCGCGCCCGACCCGTCGACCATGACCGGCGGGAGGCCCCGGCCCAGCTTCGTCCGGCACCGCTCGATCAGCTCCATGACGCCGAGCCCGGTCGGCTCCCCGACCGCGATCGCGAACCGATCGGGACTGGAGCCGATGAGGTTCCAGAGCGCGCCGAATCCCGGCGGGCACTCCCTGATTCGCTCGAACAGCAGCGCGGGGGCGCCGAGGGACTGGTGCGCCATGTAGGTGATGGCGCCCATTTCCTCGTCCCGGTCGACCTCGGCCGTGATGCGCTTCAACTGTCCGATCGCTTCGACCCGGATGATCCACTCTCTCAAGTCATGGGGCGCCAGAGTGCTGGAATCTTCCACGAGGAAATCCTCCCCTACCGCTTGGCCTTGGCCGTCTGCACCATGAGGTCGTAGACCTCCTTCAGGCGGGGCTGCGAGGCCACGACCTCGCCCCCCACGGTGGACAGGCGCTTGATCATCTCGGCCTGGTCGGCCGCCGGGAGCTTGATCAGCTCTCCGCCCTTGTCCGTCCAGGTCTGGCGGCCCTTGTTGTTGAAGTCGACGGTCCAGTCGAAGAGCTCCTTCTGCACGGCCTCGCCTTCCTCCACCAGGACCTTCTGCAGATCGGGGGGGAGCTTGTCGTACCAGAGCTTGGACACCATGGCGATGGAGGTGACCATGGCATCGTGGGTCTCGGTCACCGTCTTGAGAATGTCGTAGTACTTGAACGTCGTGAAGATGGTGATGCCGGTTCGGTTACCGTCGATGGCGCCCCGCTGGAGGGCCGGAAAGACCTCGTCGAGGGGCATCGGCGCCGCCGTGGCGCCCAGCCGGGCCAGCGCCAGCGTCTGCATCGGTGACGCGAACACGCGGATCTTGAGCCCCCTGAAGTCGTCGAGCTTGCGGATGGGCTTGCGCGTCGCGTACGACGTGGGTCCGTACACGATGATCGAGACCCCTTTCATGCCCTTGCTCTCGCCCAGGGACAGGACGGTGTCCCGGAACTTCGGGTCGGCCAGCGCCCGGTACGTGTGCTCCATGTCGGCGAAGATGCCGGGCGCCCCCAGGGCCTGGAAGCGCACGTCGTGGCCGACGACGAACTCGGGCGGCCCGATCCACGCCTCGATGGTGCCGAGCTGGAGCCCCTCGATCATGCGCGGGATCGAGCCGATCTGGCTGGCCGGATAGATCTCGACCTTGATCCGCCCGCCCGCCCGCTTCTCGACGCGGGCGCCCCAGCGCTTCTGCCACTCGTGCTGCACGTCGTTGATGGTGGCGTTGCCGATCTTGAGCGTGTAGGTCTGGGCGGCCGCCGGCGCCACTGCCAGCGCCAGCGCGGCGCCGGCCGCCGCCAGCGCCGTCCCGCTCCGCCGTGCCAATCGTCTGAGCGTCATTTGGTCCTCCTTGTATATTCGCTCGCCTCGCACGCGGGGGCCCCAGCCCCCGGCCGTGCTGCGGCTCGCCCTGCGAGTCAGCGCACGAAGCGCGTCAAGTAGAGCGACAGCCAGGGCACGTAGGTAATTATCATGAGCGCCGCCACCTGGATCACGATGAACGGGACGAGGCCGCGGGCGATCCGGGTCAGGGAAGCCTTGAAGAGCGCTTGGCTCACGAAGATGTTGAGCCCGAACGGCGGCGTGAACATGCCGATGGACAGGTTGACGGTCAGGATGATGCCGAAGTGGATGAGGTCGACGCCGATCGTCCTCACGATGGGGACGAGCAGCGGCGTCAGGATGAGTGTGGCCGACGTCGGATCGATCAGGCATCCCACGCTCAGGAGGAACACGTTGATGACCACCAGCATGAGCCACGGCGGCACCTCCAGCCCCTGGATGACGCCGACGACGGTCTGGGGGACGCCGCTGATGGTGAGCAGCCACGCAAACGCGCCGGAGGCGGCCACGATGATCATGATCTGCGCCGTCAGGACCACCGAGCTGACCGCGATGTCCCACAGACGCGCCCAGGTGATGTCGCGGTAGACGTAGCGGGTGACGACGATGCCGTAGACGCCGGCGATCCCCGCCGCCTCGGTGGGCGTGCAGACGCCCGTGTAGATGCTCCCCAGAATCACCACCGGGGCGCCCAGCGCCCCCAGGCCCTCGCGCGTGCTCCGCCAGAACGTTCCCCAGCGAAAGCCCTCCGTCCGCTCGAGGGCCCGGCCGCGGACGTAGAAGACGATGTAGATCGCGGTGAGCACGCCGATGAGGAGCCCGGGAAAGACACCGCCGATGAACAGGGCGGCCACCGATTGCTCGGCGGCGGCCCCGTAGAGGATCATGAGGATGCTGGGTGGGATGATGCTGGCGATGGCGCCCGACGAGGTCACGAGCCCCAGCGCGAACTTCTCCTCGTAGCCGGCGGCGCGGAGCGCCGGATACATGAGCCGCCCCACCGAGGCCACCGTGGCCGGGCTCGACCCCGAGATGGCGCCGAAGAACTCGCAGGTCCCCACGGTGGTGAGGGCCAGGGTTCCCCGCAGGCCGCCGAACATCGACTGGACCCAGCGGATCAGCCGCTCGGAGATCCCGCCCTTGCCCATCACCTCGCCGGCGAAGATGAAGAACGGCACGGCGAGGAGCGCAAACTTGTCGATGCTGCCGAACATGGTCTGGGGCACCACCGTGAAAGGCACGTTCATGAAGAAGGCCAGCAGCACGATCACCGTGACGAGCAGGATGACGAAGATCGGGAGACCCAGGGCGAGCAGCGTGAACGGGATCAGCGCGAGGGCCCACCCCACTCACAGCTCCCCGCGCACGAACGTCCGGAATCGCCACACCAGCACGATCACCATCACCCCGAAGCTCACCGGCAGGGCGCCGTAGGGGATCACCATCGGGATCTCGGCCACCACGCTCCGCTGTCCGGTGCCCGCAACCAGGGCGACGACCCGCGCCGACTGCACGAGCAGGAACACACCGGCCAGCAGGAAGGCCAGCGTGGAAAGGAGGTTCAGCCAGCGGCGCACCCGCGGCGGCGTCAGGTGGTAGACGGCGTCCATCCGGAGGTGCTGGTTCTCCCAGGTCACCAGCGTCGCCCCCAGCATGACGCCCCAGATCATGATGAAGACGAGGACCTCCTCGGCCCAGATGATCGGCTTGAGAAAGACGTAGCGGCCGACCACGTTGGCGAAGTTGATCACCACGCCGACCAGGATGAGGGTCCCCAGCACGGCGCGGATCGCGCCGCGGACGCCCGACACCAGCCGGGAGCCGGGCGCGCTCACGCCGAGCGTCCGGTCCGCCGCTCCCAGAGTGCCGCCAGCGCGTTCCGGTCGATCTTGCCGTTGGCGTTCTTGGGGATGGTGTCGAGAACGACGACGGCGGTCGGCACCTTGAAGTCCACGAGCTTCGCCCGGAGGTGTTGGAGTAGCGAGGCTTCCCGAGGGCTCCGCCCGGGCCGGGGCGCGACGAAGCCCACCGGAAGCTCACCGTAGATCCCGTCCCGCACACCGAGCGTGGCCGCCTCGGCCACGTCGGGGTGCTCGAGCAGACAGTTCGTGATCTCGAGCGCGGCGATGTTGACGCCCCCCTTGATGATGATGTCCTTCTTGCGCCCGGTGATGTAGACGTAGCCGTCCTCGTCCCGCCGGGCCAGGTCGCCGTTCCGGAAGCCGTCCTGGGGGATCGGCGCGAGGTGGTCCGGCCCCTGCCAGTAGGCCGAGGCCATCTGGCGACCGCTGACGACCATCTCGCCCTCCTGGCCGGGTGGCACCTCGTGCCCCGCCTCGTCGAGGAGGCGCACGCGCATGTTGAGGGTGGGCCGGCCGATGGAGCCGAGCTTGCGCCGGTCCGGAGAGTTGCCGCACATGAAGCCCGTCTCGGTGCCGCCGGCGAGCTGGACGATGGGGATGCCGTAGGTCTTCTCGAACTCCACGTGCCGCTCGACCGAGAGGGGCGCCGTGCTGGAGGTCATGAAGCGGAGCTTGGGCAGGCCGGCCGCGGTCACCGCCACCGGCCGCGCGAGGAGCATGTTGATGACGGTGGGGATGCCGACGGCGACGGTGACTCCGTACTCGCGCACCCAGTCGAAGAACCGCGCCTGCGAGAACTTCCGCGCCAGCACGAGCGTGGCGCCCGTCTGCATGGTCGGCCCGATGGAGAGGATCTGCGGCGAGGACCAGCTGAAGTGGCGGTAGTCGAGGATCGTGTCGGCCTCGGTGAGCTGGAGGCGATCGATGCTGGACTCGCTCATGGCGTAGTACGCCTCGTGGGTCCAGATGGCCCCCTTCGGCGTGTCGGTCGTGCCCGAGGTGTAATCGATGCACGACCAGCCGCTCCGCGCGGGGCGCCCCGCCACCGGCGCGTCCGACGCGGCGCGGAGACGCAGGAAGAGGTCGCCGGCCGGGGGGCTCGGCGCGTTCCAGGCTCCGAACGGGATCCAGGACGGGCCGGGGGGCAGGAGCCCCCGCGGGTCGCCCGGCAGCTCCCGGCTCCCGAAGACGAGCTTCGGCGCCACCTCGTGGAGGATCCGGCTCACGTGCTTGTCCTGGATCTCGACGTTGATCGGGTTCACGATCACGCCGGCGCGGAGCGCGCCCCAGAAGACGACCAGCGCTTCGATCGCGTTGTCGGAGAGCACCGAGACCCGGTCGCCGTGGCCCACGCCTTCGCCGGCCAGGAAGTTGGCGAAGCGCCGGCTCAGCGCCTCGAACTCGCCGAAGGTGACCCGCGAGCCCTGGTCGGGGCTCTCGACGAAGATCTTGTCGGGGCGCCGGCGGGCATGCTCCTCGAGCAGCGTGTTCGGGTCGACGTACGCCGCGGAGCCGGTGTCGCCCGCCATCACGCGGCGCGCATCAGTCGAAGATGACCCCACCGTCGACGTTGAACGACTGCCCGGTGATGTTTCGCGCGCCCGGGGAGGCCAGGAAGACCGCCAGCGCGGCGACGTCCTCGGGGTCGTTGGGACGCCCGAGCGGAATCACGGAGTTCCGCCGGCGCTCCATCTCTTCGACGGTGACGCCCTCCTCGCGGGCGCGGGATCTCAGGTTACCGTCCGAGAGAGCGGTCACGGTGGTGCCCGGACAGATGGCGTTGACGTTGATGTTGTGACGGGCGAGCTGAAGCGCGGCCATGCGGGTGAGGCCGATCACGGCAGCCTTGCTGGCGGCGTAGATGGCGTTCGACGCGCCCGCGTAACCCTTGCCGGCGATGGAGGCGACGTTGACGATCACACCGCTCCGGCGGGGGATCATCTCGCGCGCCACCCGCTGCAGGCAGAAGAAGACGCCCTTGCCATTGACGCGCATGATGCGTTCCCAGTCGTCCTCGGTGAGATCCATGATGTAGGCGCGGCGCGTGACGCCCGCATTGTTCACCAGGACGTCGATCCGGTCGAAGGCCTCGGCGACCCGGCGAACCATCTTGTCGATGCCGGCGAGATCGCCGACGTCGGTCCCCAACGCCAGGCTCCGGCGCCCGAGCGCGGTGATGGCGGTCGCGGTCTTCTCGGCGGCCGCGTGATCGATGTCGACCGCCGCGACGTGAGCGCCGGCCTGCGCCAGCGCCAGCGCGGTCGCCTTCCCGATGCCCTGCCCGGCTCCGGTGACGATGGCGACGCGGTCGGTGAGAGTCATCGACGTCCGGTGCTCCTCTCCTCACGAC
This window harbors:
- a CDS encoding glucose 1-dehydrogenase, translated to MTLTDRVAIVTGAGQGIGKATALALAQAGAHVAAVDIDHAAAEKTATAITALGRRSLALGTDVGDLAGIDKMVRRVAEAFDRIDVLVNNAGVTRRAYIMDLTEDDWERIMRVNGKGVFFCLQRVAREMIPRRSGVIVNVASIAGKGYAGASNAIYAASKAAVIGLTRMAALQLARHNINVNAICPGTTVTALSDGNLRSRAREEGVTVEEMERRRNSVIPLGRPNDPEDVAALAVFLASPGARNITGQSFNVDGGVIFD
- a CDS encoding class I adenylate-forming enzyme family protein, with amino-acid sequence MAGDTGSAAYVDPNTLLEEHARRRPDKIFVESPDQGSRVTFGEFEALSRRFANFLAGEGVGHGDRVSVLSDNAIEALVVFWGALRAGVIVNPINVEIQDKHVSRILHEVAPKLVFGSRELPGDPRGLLPPGPSWIPFGAWNAPSPPAGDLFLRLRAASDAPVAGRPARSGWSCIDYTSGTTDTPKGAIWTHEAYYAMSESSIDRLQLTEADTILDYRHFSWSSPQILSIGPTMQTGATLVLARKFSQARFFDWVREYGVTVAVGIPTVINMLLARPVAVTAAGLPKLRFMTSSTAPLSVERHVEFEKTYGIPIVQLAGGTETGFMCGNSPDRRKLGSIGRPTLNMRVRLLDEAGHEVPPGQEGEMVVSGRQMASAYWQGPDHLAPIPQDGFRNGDLARRDEDGYVYITGRKKDIIIKGGVNIAALEITNCLLEHPDVAEAATLGVRDGIYGELPVGFVAPRPGRSPREASLLQHLRAKLVDFKVPTAVVVLDTIPKNANGKIDRNALAALWERRTGRSA